In the genome of Nocardia sp. NBC_00416, one region contains:
- a CDS encoding YceI family protein produces MSGLTGRIQGADGWPVPDAVLTVTDMRGRQICRALSDENGAVSTEPLRPGVHTAVLTAAGYQPAARAVQISSSGTGSLGEVALAPVVDAVALPPAGPWTIDPVHSSVIATARHLGISSIKARFAEVSGRLDIADRFEQSAGYAEIKAAAIDTGIEMRDNHLRSSDFLDVENYPLISFRSTGMSRTGGDTWVMSGELALHGQRRPVDLALTYGGFGADPWGGVRAAFHAETTLRRDDFAIDYNAVVRAGVAAVGTTVKLDLDIQVVQGEQLPEAG; encoded by the coding sequence ATGTCCGGTTTGACCGGCCGCATCCAGGGCGCCGACGGCTGGCCGGTACCCGACGCGGTCCTGACCGTGACGGATATGCGCGGTCGGCAGATCTGCCGCGCGCTCTCCGACGAGAACGGGGCGGTGTCCACCGAGCCGTTGCGTCCGGGCGTGCACACTGCGGTGCTGACCGCCGCCGGATATCAGCCGGCGGCGCGGGCCGTGCAGATCTCCTCGTCGGGAACGGGTTCACTCGGTGAGGTGGCTCTGGCTCCCGTGGTCGACGCGGTCGCGCTGCCGCCGGCCGGACCGTGGACCATCGACCCGGTGCACTCCTCGGTGATCGCCACCGCGCGTCACCTGGGCATCTCCAGTATCAAGGCGCGGTTCGCCGAGGTGAGCGGCCGGCTGGACATCGCCGACCGATTCGAACAGTCCGCCGGATATGCCGAGATCAAGGCCGCCGCGATCGATACCGGTATCGAGATGCGCGACAACCATCTGCGGTCCAGCGATTTCCTGGACGTCGAGAACTATCCGCTCATCTCGTTCCGCAGCACCGGGATGAGCCGCACCGGCGGCGACACCTGGGTGATGTCGGGCGAGCTGGCTCTGCACGGCCAGCGTCGCCCCGTCGACCTCGCGCTCACCTACGGCGGGTTCGGTGCCGACCCCTGGGGCGGGGTGCGTGCCGCGTTCCACGCCGAAACGACCTTGCGCCGCGATGATTTCGCCATCGACTACAACGCCGTGGTCCGTGCGGGTGTCGCCGCGGTCGGGACCACGGTCAAACTCGACCTGGACATCCAGGTGGTGCAGGGCGAGCAGCTCCCCGAGGCGGGGTGA
- a CDS encoding VOC family protein, translating into MPIRETPWPAGTPCWADCQVDDTTLARDFYTALFGWEIAESAPEAGGYLMALRNGRPAAGIGPKPPGQSMPSVWTTYLATDNADDTAAAIAAAGGNILAPPFDVMDVGRMLVATDPTGAAFGAWQAKQHFGAGIYNEPGAYCWNELHTDGYQRAQEFYTQVFGWSFTEIGDGENVDYATFALDPGGEPVGGMNDSTKNPGAGPAYWLAWFQVEDTDATLAAATGLGAKVLMGPDDSPFGRMGVLTAPQGETFGVIDTTQAAGAPS; encoded by the coding sequence ATGCCGATACGCGAAACCCCCTGGCCGGCCGGTACACCGTGCTGGGCCGACTGTCAGGTCGACGATACGACGCTCGCCCGCGATTTCTACACCGCCCTGTTCGGATGGGAGATCGCGGAGAGCGCCCCGGAAGCCGGCGGCTACCTGATGGCGCTCCGCAACGGCCGACCGGCCGCCGGGATAGGTCCCAAACCACCCGGGCAGTCGATGCCCTCGGTATGGACCACCTACCTCGCCACCGACAACGCCGACGACACCGCCGCGGCGATCGCGGCCGCCGGCGGGAACATATTGGCCCCGCCCTTCGATGTGATGGACGTCGGGCGGATGCTCGTCGCCACCGACCCCACGGGCGCGGCCTTCGGGGCCTGGCAGGCGAAACAGCATTTCGGCGCCGGGATCTACAACGAGCCCGGCGCCTACTGCTGGAACGAACTGCATACCGACGGCTACCAGCGCGCACAGGAGTTCTACACGCAGGTGTTCGGCTGGTCGTTCACCGAGATCGGCGACGGCGAGAACGTCGACTACGCCACTTTCGCACTCGATCCCGGGGGCGAACCCGTCGGCGGTATGAACGATTCCACCAAGAACCCGGGCGCCGGTCCGGCGTATTGGCTGGCCTGGTTCCAGGTCGAAGACACCGACGCGACGCTCGCCGCGGCAACCGGGCTGGGTGCGAAAGTGCTGATGGGGCCGGACGACAGCCCGTTCGGCCGGATGGGCGTGCTCACCGCGCCGCAGGGCGAGACTTTCGGTGTGATCGATACCACGCAGGCCGCCGGGGCCCCGTCCTGA
- a CDS encoding TIGR03557 family F420-dependent LLM class oxidoreductase yields MEIGYKLAAEGFGPTELVRQAVGAEAAGFDFVEISDHFHPWLDNQGHSPFVWTVLGAIAAETERIGLATGVTCPTVRYHPAIIAQAAATLALLSEGRFTLGIGSGERLNEHIVGDGFPGDVAGRHRLLREALEIIRLLWRGGYRSYDGRYLKLSDARVFDLPEELPVIAVAAGGSGAAEIAAELGDGLFATEPRARLVATYEAAGGDGPRYAEVPMAWAPDEHTGARAALETSRWALTGWKVMSELPNPVNFEAASAAVREEDILEKFACGPDPQRYLDIAQPFVDAGFDHLVMQNAGPDPDGFLDFYRTELDGPMRKLTRQPA; encoded by the coding sequence ATGGAGATCGGCTACAAACTCGCCGCCGAAGGGTTCGGCCCCACCGAACTCGTCCGGCAAGCCGTCGGAGCCGAAGCGGCCGGTTTCGATTTCGTCGAGATCAGCGACCATTTCCATCCGTGGCTGGACAATCAGGGTCATTCGCCGTTCGTCTGGACCGTGCTCGGCGCGATCGCGGCGGAGACAGAACGGATAGGACTCGCCACCGGCGTCACCTGCCCGACGGTGCGCTACCACCCGGCGATCATCGCGCAGGCCGCCGCGACACTCGCACTGCTGTCCGAAGGCCGGTTCACCCTTGGCATCGGGTCCGGGGAACGCCTCAACGAACATATCGTCGGCGACGGATTCCCCGGCGATGTCGCCGGCCGGCACCGGCTCCTGCGGGAAGCCCTGGAGATCATCCGGTTGCTGTGGCGCGGCGGGTACCGGTCCTACGACGGCCGGTATCTGAAGCTGTCGGACGCCCGCGTCTTCGACCTGCCCGAGGAACTTCCGGTGATCGCGGTTGCCGCAGGCGGGAGCGGCGCCGCCGAGATCGCCGCCGAACTGGGTGACGGACTCTTCGCCACCGAACCGAGGGCGCGGCTGGTGGCGACATACGAGGCGGCCGGCGGCGACGGCCCGCGCTACGCCGAGGTGCCCATGGCATGGGCGCCGGACGAGCACACCGGTGCGCGCGCCGCCCTGGAAACCTCGCGCTGGGCGCTCACCGGCTGGAAGGTGATGAGCGAGCTGCCCAATCCGGTGAATTTCGAGGCTGCGTCCGCCGCGGTGCGCGAGGAGGACATCCTGGAGAAATTCGCCTGCGGTCCGGATCCGCAGCGCTACCTCGATATCGCGCAGCCGTTCGTGGACGCCGGTTTCGACCATCTGGTGATGCAGAACGCCGGTCCCGATCCGGACGGTTTCCTCGACTTCTACCGCACGGAACTGGATGGGCCGATGCGCAAACTGACGCGGCAGCCGGCCTGA
- a CDS encoding flavin-dependent oxidoreductase: protein MKVLIVGSGIGGLTTALSLHASGIDVQVIDRVEQLRPLGVGINLLPHATGALVELGLADALAAQAIATSELVHFDRFGNEIWREPRGLAAGHPWPQYSVHRGRLQTVLLDALRDRLGDDAVRTGHHFTAATQEDDRVRAVVHDRRRDTAVELTADVLIGADGLHSAVRAHLYPDEGAPGWNGIRMWRGVAAAPPFLTGASMVMAGSNHAAKLVAYPLSPVEPGQDTVLVNWVAEVQMPDGAQGEAEWTRTGRLDDVLPYYHDWHIGGLDAGALLAGSETILEYPMVDRDPLPRWSFGRITLLGDAAHPMYPVGSNGGSQAILDARAVAAALEGSTDPVTALAAYDRARREAANSVVLANRDIPMDHTLRIVAQRAPEGFARIQDVLTAQELRAITDGYRRVSAIR from the coding sequence GTGAAAGTACTGATCGTCGGCTCCGGAATAGGCGGACTGACGACGGCACTGAGCCTGCACGCGAGCGGAATCGATGTTCAGGTGATCGACCGGGTGGAGCAGCTGCGCCCACTCGGCGTCGGTATCAATCTCCTACCGCACGCGACCGGCGCCCTGGTCGAACTCGGCCTGGCCGACGCCCTGGCCGCACAGGCGATAGCCACGTCCGAATTGGTCCACTTCGACAGGTTCGGCAACGAGATCTGGCGCGAACCGCGTGGGCTGGCCGCCGGACATCCGTGGCCGCAGTATTCGGTCCATCGCGGCCGCCTGCAGACAGTGCTGCTGGACGCGCTGCGCGATCGCCTCGGCGATGACGCCGTGCGCACGGGACATCACTTCACCGCGGCGACACAGGAGGACGACCGGGTCCGCGCGGTGGTCCACGATCGGCGGCGCGATACCGCAGTGGAACTGACCGCGGATGTCCTCATCGGCGCCGACGGTCTGCACTCCGCGGTCCGGGCGCATCTGTACCCGGACGAGGGCGCGCCGGGCTGGAACGGTATCCGGATGTGGCGCGGGGTGGCCGCGGCGCCGCCGTTCCTCACCGGCGCGTCGATGGTGATGGCCGGGAGCAATCACGCCGCCAAGCTCGTTGCCTACCCGCTCTCTCCCGTGGAGCCCGGCCAGGACACCGTGCTGGTCAACTGGGTGGCCGAGGTGCAGATGCCCGACGGGGCCCAGGGCGAAGCCGAATGGACCCGCACCGGACGTCTCGACGATGTGCTGCCGTACTACCACGACTGGCATATCGGCGGCCTGGACGCCGGTGCGCTGCTGGCGGGCAGCGAGACCATCCTCGAATATCCGATGGTCGACCGGGATCCGTTGCCGCGCTGGAGCTTCGGGCGTATCACGCTGCTCGGCGACGCCGCGCACCCGATGTATCCCGTCGGATCCAACGGCGGTTCGCAGGCCATCCTGGACGCCCGGGCGGTCGCCGCGGCGCTGGAGGGGTCGACCGACCCCGTCACCGCCTTGGCGGCCTACGACCGCGCGCGCCGCGAGGCGGCCAACTCGGTGGTGCTCGCCAACCGGGATATCCCGATGGATCACACCCTGCGGATCGTGGCGCAGCGAGCACCCGAGGGCTTCGCCCGCATCCAGGACGTGCTGACCGCGCAGGAATTGCGGGCGATCACCGACGGCTACCGCCGGGTGAGCGCGATCCGGTAG